CCTTTTTCAGTGCATTTTGAGTACATTCCGGGTGCATTCCGGGACATTCTTAATGCATTCCGAGACATTCCGGGTGCATTCCAGATATTCCGagtgcattccggctgcatttcGACATTCCGAATGACATTCCGGGTGCATTCCAATTAGGCCACACATGACGCACGACATCTCCAgcataataccgcattttttcttcgaaatgcggtaaaaaggaaaattatggTATTATCGTATAAAACcatattcaaaacaaaaaacaaaaacatggtAAAAAGAACATTTCAAATCGGTATGTCAAGTGCCTCAATCCAACTTTTTGCCAAATCATTTGTAGCTGAATTCGTTGTAACCCAAATTTAGGATAGGTaggatattttttgacatttcgtttttattattgaacatttattagcttaaatatcaagaaaaaataaaaaaatacatttttattttttcacataagagctgattttaacgatttccaaaatttattttataagttttatcaattttgtttttcaaaacctgttttgaaattcgttaaaataaattttaaatatatacaggcatatgtatttttagatttgacgttgtgaaaatatttctaccttaaaataaaacgatttAATATCATAAGTAGATGAAAACTGTATGAACAAAAGTATAACAAACTCcgaagtgaaaaatatttaaaaaaataaatattataaataacatAATTAATGTAAGCCAATTGGAAATAACACGtgatttatataatattttttttttaatttacagaattttgacaaaatggaAAACTTAATAAGTTTAGAAACAAATAttagcgaaaaatattttgaaaatgagaAGAATATATCTATGTTTTTACAATGTAAAGATGTGTACAAACCATCTGATGAAATGCagttccaatttttaattagcgcTTTACTTTTATCAAGTATTGCAGTATTTGGAATATTTGGAAATGGATTATCAATGCTAATTTTATCAAGACCTCAAATGAGATCAAGTATTTCAGCAGTTTTGTTTGGTTTAGCTGCTTGTGAtactttgttaatttttacatcGATTCTGTTGTTCAGTCTCCCAACAATATATCCATATACAGGCCAACTTTACAATTATTACAATATATGGTATCCAAAATTAACACTATTTGTCTTCCCATTAGCTATGGTGGCTCAAACAGCTAGTACTTATCTTACGATAACAGTAagctttgaaagatttttagttGTTTATTTTCCATTACAATCGAGGCGGTGGCTAAATTATGAAAGAGCACGCATTTATGTTATtctcattttacttttttccttcatcTACAATATTCCTCGCTTTTTTGAGCCGATGTTGATTGAAGATCAGAATccaatttttggaaatataTATTGTATTGCAGGCACGGCTTTACGTAATAATGTTatatacattaatttttacatacattggatgtatttaatttttatttccgttATTCCATTTACAACACTatcttttttcaatattatgaTCTACAGACAAATACGAAAAGCAAATAAAGAAAGATTGCGAATTAGTAGAAGTGAAAAACGTGAAATAAGTTTAGCCATGATGCTTATATGTGTAGTTATAGTTTTTTTGGTGTGCAATATTCTGGCACTGGTTCTAAATATGATTGAAGCTTTCTATAATATTACGTTGGATAATgttaatcaaatttcaaatctgTTGGTTACAATAAACTCCAgtgtaaatttcattatttatgtaatatttggagataaatttaaacgtatttttttcggcatgttatgcaaaaaaagaatTGCTCGAAAAGAAGAAGCTCTACGTGACGACAGCACATACTCAGGAGATAATAGTCAACGAACTTCAGGCAGATATCAAAGGTCTTCCTTTATTCGCAGTTATAAGTCTCAAAGCCGTCCAAGTCCTCTACAAGGGTCACATAATAAACATTATACCACTCAAAGTTCTTTAGAACATGGTGTACCATTATCAACGGGCAAAACTATTACCCACTCTTATGGTTTAGGTTGCAGTTGATGCGtctatttgaaaatattgaataagaGTTGAATATATacctaataatatttataatttcacataaaatatttttttgataaagtaGGATACTCAATATGTTTTGACAaatatcaagagaaaaataaaattgtaagtcTTACCTCACATTGAAATaatcaagttttttgtttgtattactAATGAAATATGTGTGTAAACCTAGTATGGCAAAGATTACAAATGTACATATTTAGAGATGTGAGTTTTAGAGTTAATGTATAAGACATGAATActatgcaataaaatatttttatttgatttttattttaatttaaaataaaacatttgatAGACGACAAACGAtacataaaaaacaataaatagcCCCATAGTCAGCGATTGACATTATCGGTGAACTTCTGGAGGAATTCTTAAACGATTTCCAGTTCCGCAAACTCGATGGACGTGAATAATCATGCCACGCTACCAAAAAGAAAACGACGTAGTAGCtcaagtaacaaaaaattaataccaaCAAGATTATGAGGACTcccaaaaatagtaaaaataatgGGGACAACATGTTCAAAATCTGACTTTGCCATTTTCACCAAGGACACATTCATAAAGGAAGCAATTTGAAGAAAGGCCAACACATATCTAagtattttcttatttaaaaggcaaggaaaaaaaagtacatgaattattatttataaggaGATACGAAGAATGTCTTCGTTACCAATCTTCATTTTCAACATAGGTTCAATATTGATTTGCTTATcgttaatatataaatattatttatctactatctttttattatctttttgcaaatttcggaaatagatttttatttatatatgttgtCCATCAATTATAGTTAAagagtttttataaatttttagttcggctaacataataaataattaaaataaagttatttacgtatttacttattttgtcatttttacatATCGAAATTTACCATTTGAGATGAGtgtttgttagaaaatttggTTTGTTACCGGAGgaagtttttcttaaaaaattagaggagtatcaaaatacatatttaaataaaagaccCAGTGTATCTTTAATAACAACTAGCAAATGACATATGAATTTCGCTTTGTGTACACGCTCTCAAGATTGTtttaacaaaagttaaaattgtaacacattaaaaatattggataATAATGGATGATGAGGCCGAAACCTACAAGCTTTGGCGCATTCGAAAAACAGTTATGCAATTGAGCCACGATCGTGGGTACTTAGTAACACAAGACGAGTTAGATCAAACATTAGAACAGTTCAAAGAACAATTTGGTGATAAACCAAGCGAAAAGAGACCCGCAAGGTCAGATCTTATCGTGTTAGTAGCCCACAATGACGATCCTACAGatcaaatgtttgtttttttcccgGACGAACC
The sequence above is drawn from the Culicoides brevitarsis isolate CSIRO-B50_1 chromosome 1, AGI_CSIRO_Cbre_v1, whole genome shotgun sequence genome and encodes:
- the LOC134836865 gene encoding FMRFamide receptor is translated as MLILSRPQMRSSISAVLFGLAACDTLLIFTSILLFSLPTIYPYTGQLYNYYNIWYPKLTLFVFPLAMVAQTASTYLTITVSFERFLVVYFPLQSRRWLNYERARIYVILILLFSFIYNIPRFFEPMLIEDQNPIFGNIYCIAGTALRNNVIYINFYIHWMYLIFISVIPFTTLSFFNIMIYRQIRKANKERLRISRSEKREISLAMMLICVVIVFLVCNILALVLNMIEAFYNITLDNVNQISNLLVTINSSVNFIIYVIFGDKFKRIFFGMLCKKRIARKEEALRDDSTYSGDNSQRTSGRYQRSSFIRSYKSQSRPSPLQGSHNKHYTTQSSLEHGVPLSTGKTITHSYGLGCS